The following coding sequences lie in one Silene latifolia isolate original U9 population chromosome 5, ASM4854445v1, whole genome shotgun sequence genomic window:
- the LOC141655297 gene encoding uncharacterized protein LOC141655297 encodes MEILSRQLIRAEKVGSLTGIKISRYAPTLSHLFYADDAFLCCKATPLSFETLRDIFKDFEAFSGQMINFSKSYIKFSPNTPADFREHLTSILKMAQLPTFGTYLGVPIDIPRKRSAVFLPFVDTLTTRISSWSALHLSQPSKLIVISAILLASLNHVFSAVPIPIGVCRKIDALLTAFWWRNDWNRHSIHSTSKSILQAPKEYGGLGFKNTHLLSQALLLKNFWRIHTQPTAFLARYMAPKYARDLPVPLATSRVSQPSFIWSGICKAVSAANNGICWKLGNGRLIDLWSSRWINEDGSYSVKSGYSLLWSESSAARCIRSFVHTFPWKQVWRKEIPPKISIMLWRLAHNIMPTNDNLISKYVPVDSMCTLCHSSPETEEHLFRSCEAAQHVWNASALGINAIANPSISFISWVGDFLSYLHRQSLVPNQRWILLHFCCVLQAIWSTRNAVIFRNHNGDPAVTCRLIENLLHSHVQFSKVRPTQLHPSNDFVAPCVVTSASLPQRSAVSFSVSTRHVPRTNCFSYCIISTELDYSKSSVVRASSSFDASTRALLGAMRYAHSLGLSSVCFFVSCCKLSAVLATSLPVPISVRHSFREIRALFVIYPYWSVRLATG; translated from the exons ATGGAAATTCTGTCGCGACAACTGATCAGAGCTGAAAAAGTTGGCTCCTTGACCGGCATCAAGATTTCAAGATATGCACCAACGCTGTCACACTTATTCTATGCGGATGATGCTTTTCTATGCTGCAAGGCAACACCTTTGTCCTTTGAGACTTTACGGGATATTTTCAAGGACTTCGAAGCGTTTTCGGGGCAGATGATTAATTTTAGTAAGTCCTATATTAAGTTTAGTCCGAATACACCTGCGGACTTCCGAGAGCATCTGACTTCGATTTTGAAGATGGCTCAACTTCCCACTTTTGGTACCTACTTGGGAGTTCCTATTGATATCCCTCGCAAGAGGTCTGCGGTTTTTCTTCCTTTTGTTGATACTCTCACTACTCGCATTTCATCCTGGTCTGCTCTCCATCTCAGCCAACCAAGTAAATTGATAGTTATTTCGGCAATCTTGCTTGCTTCTTTGAATCACGTCTTCTCTGCGGTACCTATTCCTATAGGTGTGTGTCGCAAAATAGATGCCTTGTTGACGGCTTTCTGGTGGCGAAATGACTGGAATAGGCACTCTATTCACTCGACTTCCAAAAGTATACTGCAAGCGCCAAAGGAATATGGTGGTCTGGGTTTCAAAAACACCCATCTGCTAAGCCAGGCTTTGCTTCTTAAGAATTTTTGGCGTATTCATACACAGCCGACTGCGTTTTTGGCAAGATATATGGCCCCGAAGTATGCCCGTGATTTGCCTGTTCCTCTAGCAACCTCTCGAGTATCTCAACCATCTTTTATCTGGTCCGGCATTTGCAAGGCTGTTTCTGCGGCTAATAATGGTATTTGCTGGAAGCTTGGTAATGGACGTTTAATTGACCTTTGGTCAAGTCGTTGGATTAATG AGGATGGCTCTTATTCGGTAAAATCAGGTTATTCGCTCCTATGGTCTGAATCTTCAGCTGCCCGGTGCATCCGATCTTTTGTCCATACCTTTCCTTGGAAACAAGTGTGGCGAAAAGAAATTCCACCAAAGATCTCAATTATGTTATGGCGTCTGGCTCATAATATTATGCCAACAAATGATAATTTAATATCCAAGTATGTGCCGGTTGACTCAATGTGTACTCTCTGTCATTCATCCCCTGAAACTGAAGAGCATTTATTTCGTTCATGTGAAGCGGCCCAACATGTCTGGAACGCATCCGCCCTTGGGATTAACGCGATAGCTAACCCATCTATTTCCTTTATATCTTGGGTTGGAGACTTCTTGTCTTATCTTCACAGACAATCTTTGGTGCCTAATCAAAGGTGGATCCTGCTTCACTTTTGCTGTGTTCTCCAGGCCATTTGGTCTACTCGTAATGCCGTGATTTTTCGAAATCACAACGGTGACCCTGCAGTTACCTGTCGACTCATTGAGAATCTACTGCACTCACATGTGCAATTTTCCAAGGTACGTCCTACACAGTTGCACCCCTCTAATGACTTTGTTGCACCATGTGTTGTCACATCTGCATCTTTACCTCAACGGAGTGCGGTTTCTTTTTCTGTTTCCACACGCCACGTCCCACGAACAAACTGTTTCAGTTACTGCATCATCAGTACCGAGTTGGACTATTCAAAGTCAAGTGTTGTTCGCGCAAGTTCGTCTTTCGACGCTTCCACCAGGGCCCTTCTAGGTGCTATGCGTTATGCCCATTCTCTGGGCCTGAGTTCTGTTTGTTTCTTCGTATCTTGTTGTAAACTATCTGCAGTTCTGGCAACCTCTTTGCCAGTCCCAATTAGTGTGCGGCATTCCTTTCGGGAAATCCGTgctttgtttgtaatttatccttACTGGTCTGTACGTCTGGCCACAGGCTAA